One segment of Gammaproteobacteria bacterium DNA contains the following:
- the dprA gene encoding DNA-protecting protein DprA has product MFPPPTDDPAWLLALLRAPGIGPARFARLLDYFGSAAEVFAAGRAEWGRLDLPSAALDYLSAPDWRSVEADLSWLEQHGNYLLALADPRYPPLLRQIPYPPPLLFVHGDPLCLRTLQLAIVGTRNPTPLGRETAHRFAEHLAGAGMTITSGLALGIDTSAHQGALASHEGRTIAVMGTSLDRVYPAKNRDLAYAIAECGALVSELPTGTPAAAGNFPQRNRLISGLALGVLVVEAAARSGSLITARLALEQSREVFAIPGSIHNPLAKGCHALIREGAKLVETATDILEELGSLATASAIESTTETGLETAKPAMDALDEEYRQLLAAMGDESCGIDLLVERCGLTAEVVSSMLLILELEGFIAAVPGGFYCRLKC; this is encoded by the coding sequence ATCTTTCCGCCCCCAACGGACGATCCGGCCTGGTTGCTCGCATTGTTGCGCGCGCCGGGCATCGGACCGGCGCGGTTTGCCCGATTGCTAGACTACTTTGGTTCGGCGGCGGAGGTGTTTGCTGCGGGTCGCGCCGAATGGGGGCGACTGGACCTGCCCAGCGCCGCGCTCGACTATCTAAGCGCGCCAGACTGGCGGTCGGTTGAAGCCGATCTCAGCTGGCTGGAGCAGCACGGCAATTATCTGCTGGCGCTGGCCGATCCTCGCTATCCGCCCCTGTTGCGCCAGATTCCCTACCCTCCGCCCCTGCTGTTTGTCCATGGCGATCCGCTTTGCTTGCGGACGCTGCAGTTGGCCATAGTCGGCACCCGCAATCCGACGCCGCTGGGTCGGGAAACCGCCCACCGTTTCGCCGAGCATTTGGCCGGGGCCGGTATGACGATTACCAGTGGATTGGCGCTAGGCATTGATACGTCCGCTCACCAGGGGGCGTTAGCCAGCCACGAAGGTCGCACGATTGCCGTCATGGGCACCAGTCTCGACCGGGTATACCCCGCCAAAAATCGCGATTTGGCCTACGCGATTGCCGAATGTGGCGCGCTGGTTTCCGAGTTGCCCACTGGCACGCCAGCGGCGGCGGGTAATTTTCCCCAGCGCAATCGCCTGATCAGCGGACTGGCGCTAGGCGTACTGGTGGTCGAAGCCGCCGCGCGCAGTGGCTCACTGATTACCGCCCGCCTGGCGCTGGAACAGAGCCGGGAAGTCTTTGCCATTCCCGGTTCGATTCATAACCCACTGGCCAAAGGTTGCCACGCCCTGATCCGCGAAGGCGCCAAACTGGTGGAAACCGCAACCGATATTCTGGAGGAACTGGGTTCCCTGGCCACAGCCAGCGCGATTGAATCAACAACTGAAACCGGGCTGGAGACCGCCAAGCCGGCGATGGATGCACTGGATGAAGAGTATCGGCAATTGCTGGCGGCTATGGGCGATGAGTCGTGTGGAATCGATCTGTTAGTGGAACGTTGTGGATTGACGGCAGAAGTGGTTTCCTCCATGCTCTTAATTCTGGAGTTGGAAGGATTCATTGCGGCGGTTCCCGGTGGTTTTTACTGTCGTCTGAAATGCTGA
- a CDS encoding LysM peptidoglycan-binding domain-containing protein gives MNITRSSRRLGTALSLTAAVLFGACAQNPSESDAPEPGSGASTPGEPPLLAGSTPGQPPAAPGPVALRPDHPQTYTVVPGDTLWSIAGRFLQNPWQWREIWRQNPQIRNPNRIYPGDVLRFSYDASGKPQLEVAEREDVPLIKLSPQIRVEELTQPIPPVPRDAVESFLTRALILSDAQWQGSPYIVADDDEQIVYADRDRVYARGAIFDQPRYQVFRPSEPLREPNSGRYLGTAGIYLGQAALEKDADPATLVLANTVAPVRAGDRLFPLETEAQLYSFEPHPVPPDTYGFILAKLDTDVTQITQYSSVIINLGAQEGLEPGHVLAIYSKERTVDDPVSGGTVRLPGERSGLIMVYKVHDLVSYALVMQAERAIRLQDQVTTP, from the coding sequence ATGAACATCACGCGTTCCTCAAGGCGCCTCGGAACTGCTCTGTCATTGACGGCAGCGGTTTTGTTCGGGGCATGCGCCCAGAATCCCTCTGAATCCGATGCGCCCGAACCCGGTTCGGGCGCTTCAACCCCTGGCGAACCCCCGTTGCTGGCCGGATCGACTCCAGGCCAACCGCCGGCCGCTCCCGGGCCGGTTGCGCTACGCCCCGACCACCCCCAAACCTACACGGTGGTCCCGGGCGACACCTTGTGGAGCATTGCTGGCCGGTTTCTGCAAAATCCCTGGCAATGGCGCGAAATCTGGCGACAGAATCCACAGATTCGCAATCCCAACCGGATTTATCCCGGCGACGTGTTGCGTTTCAGCTACGATGCCAGCGGAAAACCGCAACTGGAAGTTGCCGAACGCGAGGACGTACCGCTGATCAAGCTGTCTCCACAAATCCGGGTCGAGGAATTGACTCAGCCGATTCCACCGGTGCCGCGCGACGCGGTTGAATCCTTCCTGACTCGCGCTCTGATCCTGAGCGACGCGCAATGGCAAGGTTCGCCGTACATTGTGGCTGATGACGATGAGCAAATCGTCTATGCCGACCGCGACCGGGTTTATGCTCGGGGCGCTATTTTTGACCAGCCGCGTTATCAGGTGTTCCGCCCTAGCGAGCCGTTGCGCGAACCGAATTCCGGTCGTTATCTCGGCACCGCAGGTATTTATCTCGGTCAGGCGGCTCTGGAGAAGGATGCTGATCCAGCAACCCTGGTGCTGGCCAACACGGTCGCGCCGGTCCGCGCGGGCGATCGCCTGTTCCCACTGGAGACTGAAGCCCAGCTTTACAGCTTCGAACCACACCCCGTGCCGCCGGATACCTATGGGTTCATTCTCGCCAAGCTGGATACCGATGTGACTCAGATCACCCAGTATAGTAGTGTGATTATCAATCTGGGCGCTCAGGAAGGTCTCGAACCTGGCCATGTGCTGGCGATCTACAGCAAAGAGCGCACCGTCGATGACCCGGTTTCCGGTGGAACTGTGCGCTTGCCGGGCGAACGTTCTGGTCTGATCATGGTATACAAAGTGCATGATCTGGTGAGTTATGCGCTGGTGATGCAGGCGGAACGCGCCATCCGTCTGCAGGACCAGGTGACGACGCCCTGA
- a CDS encoding peptide deformylase: MAQLNILHYPDPRLRKPALPVETVDDSVRTLVANMLETMYAAPGIGLAATQVNIRKRVVVMDISENKDQPRVFINPTLLEREGEGEMEEGCLSVPGFYETVRRAERIRVSALDADGEPFELEAHGLLAVCIQHEIDHLDGKLFVDYLSALKRDRIRKKLEKQARHEARAA, encoded by the coding sequence ATGGCGCAACTCAATATACTGCATTATCCCGACCCCCGCTTGCGCAAGCCTGCGCTGCCGGTGGAAACCGTTGATGACAGCGTGCGCACCCTGGTCGCCAACATGCTGGAGACCATGTATGCAGCACCGGGCATCGGCTTGGCCGCAACCCAGGTCAATATCCGAAAACGGGTGGTGGTCATGGACATATCCGAAAATAAAGACCAGCCGCGCGTATTCATCAATCCCACCCTTCTGGAACGCGAAGGCGAAGGCGAAATGGAAGAAGGGTGTCTCTCGGTGCCCGGTTTCTACGAAACGGTTCGTCGCGCCGAGCGGATTCGGGTCAGCGCGCTTGACGCCGATGGCGAACCCTTTGAGCTGGAAGCGCACGGTTTGTTGGCGGTATGCATTCAGCACGAGATTGATCATTTGGATGGCAAACTTTTTGTGGACTATCTGTCAGCGCTGAAACGCGACCGCATTCGCAAGAAGCTGGAAAAGCAGGCTCGCCACGAAGCGCGCGCTGCCTAA
- a CDS encoding methionyl-tRNA formyltransferase produces MDAPRLIFAGTPEFAVPSLQTLLDEGYSPVAVYTQPDRPAGRGRQLRASPLKTCAQAAGIPVYQPTTLRDPVVQAELAALQPDLLVVAAYGLILPPEALAIPRLGCVNVHASLLPRWRGAAPIHWALLTGDDETGISIMRMEAGLDTGPVFTQAACPIPRGITGGELHNGLAMLGALLLQATLPELLTGRLVPQPQDDALATYAPKLSKTDLELDWSRPALDLERRVLAFNPYPVTHTRLDDSILRIWRAVADEAEPVTVPPGSVLREDPSGIVVATGSGVLRLTEVQLPGGKPLPVAAFLNARRLAGRRLGAA; encoded by the coding sequence ATGGATGCGCCGCGCCTGATTTTCGCGGGAACTCCCGAATTCGCTGTTCCCTCTCTGCAAACCCTGTTGGATGAGGGTTATTCGCCGGTCGCCGTTTATACCCAGCCGGATCGACCGGCGGGACGGGGTCGCCAACTGCGAGCCAGCCCACTTAAAACCTGTGCTCAAGCCGCCGGGATCCCGGTCTATCAGCCGACCACCTTGCGCGATCCTGTTGTGCAAGCCGAGCTGGCGGCGCTGCAACCGGATTTACTGGTAGTCGCCGCCTACGGGTTGATCCTGCCGCCCGAGGCGCTGGCTATTCCCCGGCTGGGTTGCGTTAATGTTCACGCTTCGCTCTTACCGCGCTGGCGCGGCGCAGCCCCCATTCACTGGGCGTTATTGACCGGCGATGACGAGACCGGCATTAGCATCATGCGCATGGAAGCGGGTCTCGACACTGGGCCGGTGTTTACCCAGGCGGCCTGTCCGATTCCACGGGGCATCACCGGTGGTGAGTTGCACAATGGCCTGGCGATGCTGGGCGCGCTGCTGTTGCAAGCCACCCTGCCGGAACTGCTGACCGGACGTCTCGTTCCACAACCTCAGGATGACGCGCTGGCGACTTACGCCCCCAAGCTGAGTAAAACCGATCTCGAGCTGGACTGGAGCCGGCCTGCGCTGGATCTGGAGCGGCGGGTGCTGGCGTTTAACCCTTATCCGGTCACGCATACCCGTCTGGATGATTCTATCCTGCGCATCTGGCGGGCGGTCGCTGATGAAGCAGAACCGGTGACTGTGCCGCCGGGTTCGGTGCTGCGCGAGGACCCTTCCGGGATCGTGGTTGCCACCGGTTCTGGCGTTTTGCGGCTGACTGAAGTGCAACTGCCCGGCGGCAAGCCGTTGCCGGTCGCGGCGTTCCTGAACGCCCGTCGACTGGCCGGCAGGCGGCTGGGCGCGGCATGA
- the rsmB gene encoding 16S rRNA (cytosine(967)-C(5))-methyltransferase RsmB: MNVRALAAQVLGQVLGERRSLATTLPPALERAERTDRGLLQELCHGVCRWHPQLQALLQSLLARPLDPREPALRALLLVGLYQLWHLRIPEHAAVAETVTAARQLKKSWAAGLTNAVLRAALRRRQELTVALEKEPEACTAHPRWLLQRLQQDWPDDWPAIVAANNARPPFTLRVNARHFDRNACQQWLQKLGYDAEPSAAVATALTLNAAVEPATLPGFAEGWISVQDAAAQLAAPLLALDVQPGLRVLDACAAPGGKTGHLLECEPHLELTALDQDAARLERVAGNLNRLRFQARLIAGDARQPADWWDGAPYDRILLDAPCSATGVIRRHPDIKLLRRDSDIATLADQQQTLLTSLWPLLRSEGQLLYATCSVLRQENEQVVDRFLANQSDAEEHPITTPWGRSLSHGRQILPGEAGMDGFYYAMLVKRGPSIGEVACRQVA, from the coding sequence ATGAACGTCCGCGCGCTGGCGGCTCAGGTGCTGGGACAGGTTCTGGGCGAGCGCCGATCGCTGGCAACGACGCTGCCCCCCGCTTTGGAACGCGCCGAACGGACGGATCGTGGTCTGCTCCAGGAATTGTGTCATGGCGTCTGTCGCTGGCATCCCCAATTACAAGCCTTGCTGCAATCGCTGCTGGCGCGGCCGCTGGACCCGCGTGAACCTGCCCTCCGGGCATTGCTGCTGGTCGGCCTTTACCAATTATGGCATTTACGCATCCCCGAACATGCCGCGGTGGCGGAAACCGTGACCGCCGCCCGACAGTTAAAAAAATCATGGGCGGCAGGATTGACGAACGCGGTGTTGCGCGCGGCGCTGCGTCGTCGCCAGGAATTGACAGTTGCGCTGGAGAAGGAGCCTGAAGCCTGTACCGCCCATCCCCGCTGGTTGCTGCAACGCTTGCAACAGGACTGGCCGGACGATTGGCCGGCTATCGTTGCTGCTAACAATGCCCGCCCACCGTTCACCTTGCGCGTCAATGCGCGTCACTTTGACCGTAACGCCTGTCAGCAATGGTTGCAGAAGCTGGGATACGATGCCGAACCGTCAGCGGCCGTGGCTACAGCGCTGACATTGAATGCAGCAGTCGAACCCGCAACGCTGCCAGGATTCGCCGAAGGCTGGATTTCGGTGCAGGACGCCGCTGCACAACTGGCTGCGCCCTTGCTGGCGCTGGATGTTCAGCCGGGTTTGCGCGTACTGGACGCCTGCGCTGCGCCAGGTGGCAAGACGGGTCATTTGCTGGAATGTGAACCGCACCTGGAGCTGACGGCGCTGGATCAGGACGCCGCTCGCCTGGAGCGCGTCGCAGGGAATCTTAACCGACTGCGGTTTCAGGCGCGTCTGATCGCCGGCGATGCCCGCCAGCCGGCGGATTGGTGGGACGGTGCGCCCTACGACCGGATTCTGCTAGACGCGCCCTGCTCGGCAACCGGGGTGATTCGCCGCCATCCCGACATCAAACTGCTGCGTCGGGACAGCGACATCGCCACGCTGGCTGATCAGCAACAAACGCTGCTCACCAGCTTGTGGCCGCTGCTGCGCTCGGAAGGTCAGTTGCTGTACGCGACCTGTTCGGTGCTACGGCAGGAAAACGAACAGGTGGTGGATCGTTTTCTTGCGAATCAGTCCGATGCTGAAGAGCACCCGATCACCACGCCCTGGGGGCGCTCCTTGTCGCATGGTCGGCAGATCCTTCCCGGCGAAGCAGGCATGGACGGATTCTATTACGCCATGTTGGTCAAGCGCGGGCCATCCATCGGGGAGGTTGCATGTCGGCAGGTCGCTTGA
- a CDS encoding DUF4390 domain-containing protein has translation MSAGRLTRPYGQTLATGLISLLALLNASLVWAAGFEIISASTRLEGDVYRLNAQIEYRFSQAAIEALKNGVPLTIELEMEVRRQRAWAWDETVYALSQRFRLEYHTLSRQYLVTTLNSGERRGFPSQSSALQFMGHITDFPFLDKGLLLPNQRYKGALRARLDVDALPTPLRLFAYISDDWRLASAWRVWRL, from the coding sequence ATGTCGGCAGGTCGCTTGACCCGACCGTATGGGCAGACCCTGGCCACTGGACTGATTTCCCTACTGGCGTTGCTGAATGCATCGCTGGTCTGGGCGGCCGGTTTTGAAATTATCAGCGCCTCGACTCGACTGGAAGGCGATGTTTATCGTCTGAACGCCCAGATCGAATACCGCTTCAGCCAGGCCGCGATCGAAGCCTTGAAAAACGGGGTGCCACTGACCATTGAACTCGAAATGGAGGTTCGCCGACAGCGCGCCTGGGCATGGGATGAAACCGTTTACGCGCTGTCCCAGCGCTTTCGACTCGAATATCACACTCTCAGCCGGCAATATCTGGTCACCACCCTGAACAGCGGCGAGCGACGCGGCTTCCCCAGCCAAAGCAGTGCCTTGCAGTTCATGGGACACATTACCGACTTTCCATTTCTGGATAAAGGCTTGCTGCTGCCGAATCAGCGCTATAAAGGTGCCCTGCGCGCCCGGCTCGACGTCGACGCATTGCCGACGCCGTTGCGGCTGTTCGCCTATATTTCCGACGACTGGCGATTGGCAAGCGCATGGCGCGTATGGCGGCTTTGA